The following DNA comes from Thalassoglobus sp. JC818.
AATAGTTTGTGAGTTTGTATTCTTAGACAGTGAGAAACGTTCGTCCTCCGAAACGTTCCTTCGGTCAGAGAATTGATTCGGAATCGTGCATCCATTTAAGTGTTGCCATTTCCAAACTTGGCCAAAGCGTCTCCCAGCCCGGGAATTCCGAGACCACTCGCCATTCCAGACATCTCTTCAGCAGCAGCTTGCTTGGCGAGATCGAGAGCCTGATTCGTCGCTGAAAGGACGAGATCTTCCAACATCTCTTTGTCGCCGGAGTCAAACAAGGATTGTTCGATCTGGATGGATGTGACTTTCTGATCGCCACTCATCTCGACGCGAACCATACCTCCGCCCGCGTTGGCTTCCACACGACGTTCCCGCAGGCGGGCCTGCATTTCTTCCGCCTGCTCCTGAATTTGTCCGGCATTAGCCATCAGGCTTGCCAGGTTCGAAAGACCTTTAAACATCCATCTCTCCTTCAGCTGAGTCGTCCGCGACCTTGGTGAAGACCGGGCGAACTTCAACAACTTGACCACCAAACATGCTTACAGCCGCTTGTACAAAGTCATCTTCATCAACCACGGCTGGGTTGCGTCGTTCGGTAAAGTGCGGGGCAGCGACTTTTTTCGGCTTCGGCAGTTCGACCTTCGCTGTTCGGTCAACCTGAAATCGAAATGTGACGCTTTCCCCGGTGAGATCCAGAACCACTTCGCTTAACTTCTTCAGCGGATCAGTTCGCTCACAATAACTCTTGCTGAAAAGATAGCTGTTTGGAAACAGAATTTCCAGAACATTTGGCCCAGAAATTGCTATTGACACAGCATTCTTGAGATGATTGCGGATCGTGTCTGGGACATTCTCCATAACCTGTTCCCAGACCTGATCTAAGGTCCCTTCAGACAACGTCAACTGAGGTTGATCTGAAGCAGTTGGTTCTGGGGCTGACTGTGGTGGTGTCTCGTAACTTGGCGGATTTTCTGGAGAACTACCGTTTTTTTTTGAATTCTGCTCTCGCTGCGATGAGGAAATTGCTCGCGAGACAGGACCGGAAGGGCGACGCTCAGCAGTCTGACTCACAACAGCGGTGCCGGATGCGACTTGTCGTGCCAGTGCTGCGATCGATGTCAAATCTTCGAGCATCGCGACTCGAATGACAGCCAGCTCCAAAAGCGCTCGCCCGTGGTTGACTCGCTGCATTTTCGATTTCGTCTCAGAGATGATCT
Coding sequences within:
- a CDS encoding YbaB/EbfC family nucleoid-associated protein; this encodes MFKGLSNLASLMANAGQIQEQAEEMQARLRERRVEANAGGGMVRVEMSGDQKVTSIQIEQSLFDSGDKEMLEDLVLSATNQALDLAKQAAAEEMSGMASGLGIPGLGDALAKFGNGNT